The following are encoded together in the Lactuca sativa cultivar Salinas chromosome 1, Lsat_Salinas_v11, whole genome shotgun sequence genome:
- the LOC111900101 gene encoding uncharacterized protein LOC111900101, whose product MAKKVWSLIRVMFSMLKKGISNTKFFAYFNLVIKRGKIAGKALHNLLFHRHHNWASATSHNHLHHLPSGEHEFMSCNNTPPNPVSLFSTLKNQNKYLSVPSTHVSPCVDDIDNICVDSELLKALDMLTTTASPAMLGTRKSHMVKQLRITDSPFPVSNDDEDAEVDEAAEKFIMRFYNGLRRQN is encoded by the coding sequence ATGGCCAAGAAAGTATGGAGCTTGATTCGTGTCATGTTCTCCATGTTGAAGAAGGGCATTTCCAACACTAAATTCTTCGCTTATTTTAACTTGGTGATCAAGCGTGGCAAGATCGCCGGAAAAGCCTTACACAACCTTCTGTTCCACCGCCACCACAACTGGGCTTCCGCCACCTCCCACAACCACCTACACCACCTCCCCTCTGGAGAACACGAATTCATGAGCTGCAACAACACCCCTCCGAACCCAGTCTCCCTCTTTTCCACCCTCAAGAACCAAAACAAATACCTTTCGGTTCCCAGTACTCACGTGTCGCCTTGTGTAGACGACATTGATAACATTTGCGTTGATTCTGAACTTCTGAAAGCACTTGATATGCTGACAACCACGGCGTCGCCGGCAATGCTGGGAACCAGGAAGAGTCATATGGTCAAGCAGCTGAGGATAACAGACTCGCCGTTTCCGGTGAGTAACGATGACGAAGATGCTGAAGTGGACGAGGCTGCTGAGAAGTTCATAATGAGGTTTTATAACGGTTTGAGACGGCAAAACTAA